Proteins encoded in a region of the Scomber scombrus chromosome 16, fScoSco1.1, whole genome shotgun sequence genome:
- the si:ch211-152p11.4 gene encoding regulator of G-protein signaling 8, producing the protein MRRFSSEGSLLDLDFLPWRRVALRNQNNEKNRDSGTYTPHMDEDEMDGGSAGLPTIIQEPKALPGEVGKRELTKEHSISVENLGKLDKSHLGVSNISEGCRAYSDGQLAPDPQGSTESVEKDDLTSPSPSSSSNPFSLRSQNRHQRKAKLSAAKLHLKSLFGQSPHSSNSNLSNTEHKDSATERRSRLLFMRQWSQVGHSKKGKIGREELDKWAESLNSLLASQTGVSVFGAFLRSEFSEENLQFYLACEQYRHSSNNFSLQRRAKDICTTYIQPGAPREVNLDSKTRDLTIQLLQAPSHTSLSHAQKRIYSLLDTDCYPRFLQSNIYLSLLQEAD; encoded by the exons ATGCGTAGATTCAGCTCCGAGGGATCCCTTCTGGATCTGGACTTTCTCCCGTGGAGGCGTGTGGCACTGAGGaaccaaaataatgagaagAACCGGGACTCTGGCACCTACACGCCTCATATGGATGAAGATGAAATGGACGGGGGGTCAGCTGGCCTGCCCACCATCATCCAGGAGCCCAAAGCCCTTCCCGGTGAAGTGGGGAAGAGGGAGCTGACCAAGGAGCACAGCATTAGTGTGGAGAACCTGGGAAAACTGGACAAAAGCCACCTTGGTGTGTCCAATATCAGTGAAGGCTGCAGGGCCTACAGTGACGGCCAGCTGGCCCCAGACCCCCAGGGCAGCACTGAGAGTGTGGAGAAAGATGACCTGACTTCACCgtctccttcatcctcctcaaaCCCCTTTTCCCTCAGATCCCAGAATAGGCACCAGCGTAAAGCCAAGCTGTCAGCTGCTAAACTGCACCTCAAGAGTCTGTTTGGGCAG AGCCCACATTCTTCCAACTCCAACCTGTCCAACACAGAACACAAAGACAG CGCTACAGAAAGGAGGTCTCGTCTTCTCTTCATGCGTCAGTGGAGTCAGGTGGGCCACAGTAAGAAGGGGAAGATCGGTCGAGAAGAGCTTGATAAATGGGCTGAGTCCCTCAACAGCCTGCTGGCCAGCCAAA ctggtgtttcagtgtttggagCATTCCTGCGCTCTGAGTTCAGCGAGGAGAATCTGCAGTTCTATCTGGCCTGTGAGCAGTACAGACACTCATCCAACAACTTCAGCCTGCAGAGGAGGGCCAAGGACATCTGCACCACCTACATCCAACCAGGTGCCCCCCGGGAG GTGAACCTGGACAGTAAGACCAGAGATCTGACCATCCAGCTGCTGCAGGCTCCCTCTCACACCTCTCTGTCCCATGCACAGAAACGCATCTACTCCCTCCTGGACACAGACTGTTATCCCCGCTTCCTCCAGTCCAACATCTACCTCTCCTTACTCCAAGAGGCTGACTAG